In Paenibacillus sp. FSL M7-0420, a single genomic region encodes these proteins:
- a CDS encoding ABC transporter permease, producing MNIVNTLTIRHLKQNKRRTLVTIFGVIISVSMMTAVITLIFSFADLMIRQTITDTGEWHIQYQDITKKQLAAIQGDDATKTVAITRDLGYAPLEGGQNSNKPYLFIKEYDVQGFTQFQIEISKGRLPHTDKEVVISESVATNGKVKYEIGDRLTLRVGDRFEQGGDHPLDQTEPLRRKEGTLTETLQHSIIRDYTVVGFIKRPVSEKAWAPAYTIISYVDDHIIGGDDRVDASVVLQQVNPFLFAHAEKLAEKNQIDTIQYNNDLLRYYGLSSSGASSSMMFSLSAIILGIIIIGSVGLIYNAFAISVSERSRHLGMLASVGATKRQKRNSVFFEGIVIGLISIPIGILCGLAGIGITFSFMNTMIEGALWTSEKLRLIVTPLLLLMTCLVSMLTIFVSVYLPAVKASRVSPMDAIRQTTDVKLTANAVKTPEIIRKLFGIEAEIGLKNLKRNKRRYHVILFSLVISIVLFLTISFFTTGLTQSLALSLEGINYDIEVSSSNGERLDDQLMQSLVSLDGVTEYSVSHELVRNAWVYTASIADELQEKVKQDKSMLQDGKYPYEIKLYALNDSSLQAYARAAHADYEQLTDLDHPAAIVMDTIHYKDIDTGKYIQTKSIYANVGQPIELTSFFKAGGEETKTNKVIVAALTDKAPMGMSPLGVGGLNMIVSERVMNRLADSEELANASMYLHLKSTEPLKTQQEIEAMNETNLNVYNVNQSRIREEQQILLMNVFSYGFIVLISAISVANIFNTISTGLALRKREFAMLKSVGATPKGFAKMLNYESVFYGVKSLLYGLPVSFAVMVLIYKAFANKFSYGFTLPWMSILSVIVCVFVIVSSAVVYSGAKIKKENIIDALKQENI from the coding sequence ATGAATATTGTCAATACATTAACCATCCGGCATCTGAAGCAGAACAAGAGACGAACACTTGTGACTATTTTTGGCGTAATTATTTCGGTATCCATGATGACCGCTGTCATTACGCTTATTTTTTCCTTTGCGGATTTAATGATTAGACAAACTATCACAGATACAGGGGAGTGGCATATTCAGTATCAAGATATAACCAAGAAGCAGCTTGCGGCGATACAGGGCGATGATGCAACCAAAACGGTTGCAATCACAAGAGACCTTGGGTATGCCCCATTAGAAGGGGGACAAAATTCCAATAAGCCGTACTTGTTCATTAAGGAATATGATGTGCAAGGGTTCACACAATTTCAGATAGAAATAAGCAAGGGACGTCTTCCGCACACGGACAAGGAGGTTGTGATCTCCGAGTCTGTTGCAACAAATGGCAAAGTGAAGTACGAAATCGGCGACCGTCTAACGCTTCGCGTAGGCGACCGGTTCGAACAAGGGGGCGATCATCCCCTGGATCAGACGGAACCGCTGCGCAGGAAAGAAGGCACATTGACCGAGACATTACAGCATAGCATAATTAGGGATTATACGGTGGTAGGCTTCATTAAACGCCCGGTGTCGGAAAAGGCTTGGGCCCCGGCTTATACGATTATTAGCTATGTCGATGATCATATCATCGGGGGGGACGATCGGGTAGATGCGTCGGTTGTCTTGCAGCAGGTCAATCCGTTCTTGTTCGCACATGCGGAGAAGCTGGCTGAGAAAAACCAAATTGACACTATCCAATATAATAACGATTTGCTTCGTTATTATGGCTTGTCCAGCAGCGGGGCCTCGTCCAGCATGATGTTCTCCTTATCGGCAATCATTCTAGGGATCATTATCATTGGCTCGGTTGGACTCATCTATAACGCTTTTGCGATATCCGTCTCGGAACGTTCCCGCCATCTAGGGATGCTCGCAAGCGTGGGGGCGACGAAAAGGCAGAAGCGAAATTCCGTATTTTTTGAAGGTATCGTCATTGGTTTGATCAGCATTCCCATTGGCATCTTATGCGGTCTTGCCGGAATCGGAATCACCTTTTCGTTCATGAACACAATGATTGAAGGGGCATTATGGACTAGTGAAAAGCTGAGGCTTATCGTCACGCCGTTATTGCTCTTGATGACTTGTCTTGTTTCGATGCTGACGATTTTCGTTTCGGTGTATCTCCCGGCGGTTAAAGCCTCCAGGGTATCTCCTATGGACGCGATTCGCCAAACCACTGACGTAAAGCTTACGGCCAATGCAGTGAAGACGCCCGAGATCATTCGTAAGCTCTTCGGAATCGAAGCAGAAATCGGGCTGAAAAACTTAAAAAGGAACAAACGAAGATATCATGTTATTCTTTTTTCGCTTGTCATCAGCATCGTTTTGTTTTTGACGATATCGTTTTTCACGACTGGCCTGACACAATCTCTGGCATTGTCGCTGGAAGGCATTAATTACGATATTGAAGTGTCGTCCAGTAATGGCGAAAGACTAGATGACCAGTTGATGCAATCGCTTGTATCTCTGGATGGCGTCACGGAATACAGCGTGAGTCATGAGTTAGTCAGGAACGCTTGGGTCTATACAGCAAGCATCGCCGACGAATTGCAGGAGAAGGTTAAGCAGGATAAGAGTATGCTCCAAGACGGGAAATACCCTTACGAAATTAAGCTCTATGCACTGAATGATTCTAGCCTGCAAGCCTATGCCAGAGCGGCTCACGCAGATTACGAACAGCTTACGGATCTGGATCATCCCGCCGCAATCGTGATGGATACGATTCATTACAAAGATATAGATACGGGGAAATATATTCAGACGAAGTCCATATATGCGAATGTCGGACAACCTATCGAGCTAACGAGTTTTTTTAAAGCGGGCGGGGAAGAAACGAAGACAAATAAAGTGATAGTTGCCGCATTGACAGATAAGGCACCGATGGGGATGAGCCCGTTAGGCGTAGGCGGGTTAAATATGATCGTGTCAGAACGCGTCATGAATCGGCTGGCAGACAGCGAGGAGCTGGCTAACGCTTCGATGTACCTCCATTTGAAAAGCACGGAACCGTTGAAAACGCAGCAGGAAATTGAAGCGATGAATGAGACCAATCTGAATGTCTACAATGTAAATCAATCCAGAATAAGAGAAGAACAACAGATTCTGCTGATGAACGTCTTTTCTTACGGTTTTATCGTATTAATCTCTGCGATTTCCGTTGCGAACATCTTTAATACGATCTCTACAGGGCTGGCTCTTCGGAAACGGGAATTTGCGATGCTGAAATCCGTAGGCGCGACGCCAAAGGGGTTTGCAAAAATGCTGAACTATGAG
- a CDS encoding ABC transporter ATP-binding protein, protein MEILTIENLSKIYGTGESAVKALDDVSFSVQKGEFVAIIGPSGSGKSTLLHMLGGVDRPTGGKVYVQDTDMYTLDETQLAIFRRRQIGLIYQFFNLIPVLTVEENITLPLLLDQQKVDQKQLADLVNTLNLQHRLNHLPNQLSGGQQQRVSIGRAIIGNPAIMLADEPTGNLDSRNSNEIVVLLKMLNKTYHQTLIVITHDERIALQADRIISIEDGRIAKNEVIRR, encoded by the coding sequence ATGGAGATTTTAACCATTGAAAATTTGTCCAAAATATACGGCACAGGCGAATCGGCGGTGAAGGCGCTTGATGATGTTTCCTTTTCGGTCCAAAAAGGTGAATTCGTCGCCATTATCGGACCTTCCGGATCGGGGAAATCGACACTCCTTCATATGCTGGGCGGTGTGGATCGACCGACTGGCGGGAAAGTGTATGTTCAGGATACGGATATGTATACCTTGGACGAAACGCAGTTGGCCATCTTCAGACGGAGGCAAATTGGGCTGATCTACCAGTTTTTCAATCTGATTCCCGTCCTGACGGTGGAAGAGAATATTACGCTGCCGCTCTTGCTGGATCAACAAAAGGTAGATCAAAAGCAATTGGCTGATCTTGTGAATACGTTGAATTTGCAGCATCGATTAAACCATCTGCCGAATCAGCTATCCGGTGGACAGCAGCAGCGTGTCTCGATTGGCAGGGCGATCATCGGCAATCCTGCGATCATGCTGGCCGACGAACCCACCGGGAATCTGGACAGCAGGAATAGCAACGAGATCGTCGTTTTATTGAAAATGCTGAATAAGACCTATCATCAGACACTGATCGTAATCACGCATGACGAACGGATCGCCCTGCAAGCCGACAGAATCATTTCGATTGAAGATGGGAGGATTGCCAAAAACGAGGTGATCAGGCGATGA
- a CDS encoding VanZ family protein, translated as MQMKQQRKITFFITIGYTLIILYFMFFAFGRADTVDQTSQYTFIFLPDDFFRVPGLSDLLHPTLMDLVGIGNLAAFIPFGILFPLLYRTSFVRFMTGFILSILVVETIQALTFLGSFDMNDVIKNSLGAAIGFGAYKIGFRTKTYWRNITATGFAGAVLMLGVWGVLGVVDQVFTKELAPFVAINEWEDSTGNRLTGTKQDRLKIGGQDVTPQYNVYGIEGKKKETYTYSLDNKGELYLSLNYGIPDHKDVQGSLKVTVDGNELLSVSAEDQLHEPDNRILHLTRANELKITIEGNETLWDVGYREMVYTWN; from the coding sequence ATGCAAATGAAGCAGCAGCGCAAGATTACTTTTTTTATCACGATAGGCTACACCCTGATTATTCTTTATTTTATGTTTTTTGCTTTCGGCAGAGCGGATACTGTAGATCAAACCAGTCAGTACACCTTTATTTTTTTGCCGGACGATTTTTTTAGGGTGCCGGGTCTTTCCGATCTCCTGCATCCGACACTGATGGACTTGGTGGGTATTGGAAACCTTGCAGCCTTCATACCTTTTGGCATACTGTTCCCGCTGTTATACCGCACCAGTTTTGTTCGCTTCATGACAGGGTTTATCCTGTCCATTCTTGTGGTGGAGACCATCCAGGCCCTAACATTCCTCGGCAGCTTTGACATGAACGACGTCATAAAGAACTCATTGGGCGCTGCTATTGGATTCGGGGCGTACAAGATTGGCTTCCGTACAAAAACCTACTGGAGAAATATCACTGCTACGGGATTTGCCGGTGCTGTCTTAATGCTCGGCGTGTGGGGGGTCTTAGGAGTAGTGGATCAAGTGTTCACCAAAGAGTTGGCCCCTTTTGTAGCGATAAACGAATGGGAAGATAGTACCGGAAATCGATTAACGGGAACCAAACAGGACCGTCTTAAGATTGGCGGTCAAGACGTGACACCCCAATATAATGTGTATGGCATCGAAGGTAAAAAGAAGGAAACATATACCTATTCGCTAGACAATAAGGGAGAACTGTATCTTAGCTTGAATTATGGAATTCCTGATCATAAGGATGTTCAGGGCAGCCTTAAGGTTACCGTTGACGGGAATGAGCTCCTGTCTGTATCTGCAGAAGATCAGCTCCATGAGCCGGATAATAGGATCCTTCATCTCACCCGGGCTAATGAGCTCAAGATAACCATTGAGGGGAATGAAACCCTTTGGGATGTTGGATATAGAGAGATGGTGTATACCTGGAATTGA
- a CDS encoding sensor histidine kinase yields the protein MLRNRENLVLLLVMGSISLSATVIAAFISSAAAALVIIVSVLLTGTAVLFTKRRYYELEKLSVYLREISSGQASLDPRDNQEGELSILKNDIYKVTRMLSEHRSLLQQDKLQLTDAISDISHQLKTPITSMTVMADLLSAPDLPPHKRTEFTHHIRIQLERIDWLVSSLLKLAKMDAGTIPFKKDRIHMKTLIQKALEPVMIPMDIKGQTVSITGDDNVSFDGDLHWTAEAVINILKNGVEHTPEGGAITITFSDNVLFTEIVIADNGEGIPKEDLPYIFKRFYKGKNANEGSIGIGLAMAHSIIASQNGVIDVTSDSGTGTEFRIKFYKHVI from the coding sequence ATGCTGCGCAATCGGGAAAATCTAGTATTATTGCTCGTCATGGGCTCGATCAGCTTATCGGCGACCGTCATTGCTGCTTTCATTTCGTCTGCCGCCGCAGCCCTGGTTATTATTGTATCCGTGCTGCTTACCGGCACAGCTGTATTATTCACAAAACGGAGATATTACGAGCTAGAGAAGCTGTCCGTCTATTTGCGGGAGATTAGCAGCGGCCAGGCTTCCCTTGACCCCCGCGATAATCAAGAAGGTGAGCTTAGCATCTTAAAGAATGATATTTACAAGGTGACACGCATGCTCTCCGAGCATCGTTCGCTATTGCAGCAGGATAAGCTTCAACTGACCGATGCCATCTCCGATATTTCACATCAACTCAAAACACCGATCACCTCTATGACAGTCATGGCAGATCTGTTAAGCGCCCCTGATCTGCCTCCACACAAAAGAACGGAGTTCACCCATCATATTCGCATTCAGCTTGAACGGATCGATTGGCTTGTTTCATCCTTATTAAAGCTAGCGAAAATGGATGCGGGAACGATCCCGTTCAAAAAAGATCGAATACACATGAAAACCCTAATCCAAAAGGCACTGGAGCCGGTTATGATTCCGATGGATATTAAGGGACAGACCGTTTCCATCACAGGGGATGACAACGTCTCTTTTGACGGCGATTTGCATTGGACTGCTGAAGCGGTTATCAATATTTTGAAGAATGGAGTGGAGCATACACCTGAGGGCGGTGCGATTACCATCACATTTTCCGACAACGTGCTATTTACGGAAATCGTTATTGCTGACAACGGAGAGGGCATTCCGAAAGAGGATTTGCCTTATATATTCAAACGTTTTTATAAAGGAAAGAATGCTAATGAAGGAAGCATCGGTATAGGGCTTGCGATGGCTCACAGCATCATTGCAAGCCAGAACGGCGTGATTGATGTAACGAGCGACAGCGGGACTGGTACAGAGTTTCGGATCAAATTTTATAAGCATGTCATTTAA
- a CDS encoding response regulator transcription factor encodes MKILLVEDDKTIASGLEYSLQQEGYWTVLCHNAASARKVLAEDIDQFTLCLFDLQLPDGTGYELCKMVKERRDIPVIFLTVIDDEVNVVMGLDMGADDYITKPFRVRELLSRIKSVLRRYQKLSHAGAVIDIDNVRIHTLEGKVYKNGAEVSLTALEYRLLLIFGNHVGQVLSRNQLLEQIWDVAGDFVNDNTLTVYIKRLREKLEDHPEQPALIKTVRGLGYKVGD; translated from the coding sequence ATGAAAATATTATTAGTTGAAGATGATAAGACGATCGCTTCGGGACTGGAATATTCGCTGCAGCAAGAGGGTTATTGGACTGTTCTCTGCCATAATGCCGCTTCAGCCCGAAAGGTGCTTGCCGAAGACATCGATCAGTTCACTTTGTGCCTGTTCGATTTACAGCTTCCAGACGGAACGGGCTATGAATTATGCAAGATGGTGAAGGAACGGCGGGATATTCCGGTCATTTTCTTAACGGTGATTGATGATGAGGTCAATGTCGTAATGGGGCTCGATATGGGAGCCGATGATTACATTACCAAACCTTTTCGGGTACGCGAGCTTCTCTCCAGGATCAAATCCGTCTTGCGGAGATACCAGAAGCTGTCCCACGCCGGAGCGGTCATCGACATTGACAATGTGCGCATCCATACGCTGGAAGGCAAAGTATATAAGAACGGTGCCGAAGTTTCGCTAACCGCCTTGGAATACCGCTTATTGCTGATCTTTGGCAACCACGTTGGACAGGTCCTCAGCAGGAATCAGCTCTTGGAGCAAATCTGGGACGTGGCCGGCGACTTCGTGAATGACAACACGTTAACGGTCTATATCAAAAGGCTAAGGGAAAAGCTGGAGGATCATCCGGAGCAGCCGGCTCTGATCAAAACGGTACGCGGTTTAGGCTATAAGGTTGGTGATTAG
- a CDS encoding U32 family peptidase has protein sequence MTELLAPAGNMEALKAAISNGCDAVYLGMQKFGARAYSSNFDLETLKEAVTYAHLRDVKIYVAMNTIVFENEVEEMKAQIRELNEIGVDGIIVQDLTAFDYIVKNFHDMEAHCSTQMGIDDVDGTLLFKELGAKRVVLSREVKIETVKEIKRVADIPLEIFVHGALCVSYSGNCLMSGLSGFRCANRGRCVGSCRKEYDLIDQTTGTSLGKSYILSTKDLNTIDYIDDLKEIDSLKIEGRMKVPTYVANVVSKYRRALDHKITEADKENLKKTFNRTFTKGYLFHEDRRNITNISRPNHFGYEIGTISRIEKDRYEITLTRTLNQNDTIRISHNNEDVNLTVAKLYNKDGDLINTADDVCYIKVKEKMSTGDVVYKTKDYFYHKELEASLEKEFKRFDLDLRVYAYPGSKLVIEAEGLGFNYSYESEEILGEAINNPTTKDQVIKQFSRLNDTIFELNHVDYEEGNAFIPAKLLNAARRDIVLGLYDLKLNSQQKRTKAVSTKEKISFAPVMPYLTASVTNQEQYDACVSCGIKEIYFDNVVRRNQNDYKEQEGQLLIGGYGGIYHYRDTNPFVTDYSLNVINATSCYELYKLGAKRVTLSYEMNKSQIEDVLNAYVEENDGYPALEMIVYGKAPLMFTKYCPMRKMNQCRICRTKSYELKDEQGTFPILSHEDCTATILNGKTLNLLDELPNIKGIEALRLNFTVESKEQVVEVIHMASGKLNGSMNHAVFNPETDTRGHYNKEIV, from the coding sequence ATGACTGAATTATTAGCGCCAGCAGGAAATATGGAAGCTTTGAAAGCTGCAATATCTAATGGTTGTGATGCAGTATACTTAGGCATGCAAAAATTTGGTGCACGCGCCTACTCATCTAATTTTGACTTGGAAACGTTAAAAGAGGCTGTTACGTATGCGCATCTGAGGGACGTTAAAATCTATGTTGCCATGAATACCATCGTGTTCGAAAACGAAGTGGAAGAGATGAAAGCGCAGATCCGCGAATTAAATGAAATCGGTGTGGATGGCATTATCGTCCAGGACCTGACGGCTTTCGATTATATCGTTAAAAACTTTCATGATATGGAAGCACATTGTTCCACCCAGATGGGAATAGACGATGTAGACGGAACTTTATTATTCAAAGAACTTGGTGCTAAAAGGGTTGTTCTGTCCCGTGAGGTTAAGATTGAAACAGTCAAAGAGATCAAAAGAGTAGCTGACATCCCTTTAGAGATTTTCGTTCACGGTGCGTTATGTGTATCTTATTCGGGAAACTGTCTAATGTCAGGACTAAGCGGCTTTCGGTGCGCCAATCGCGGAAGATGTGTGGGTTCCTGCCGTAAGGAATATGATCTGATTGATCAGACAACAGGTACATCTTTAGGCAAAAGCTATATTTTATCCACTAAGGACTTGAACACCATCGATTATATCGACGATTTAAAAGAAATCGATTCTTTAAAAATAGAAGGCCGAATGAAAGTGCCGACGTATGTGGCGAATGTGGTATCCAAATATCGCAGGGCTTTAGATCATAAAATCACCGAAGCAGATAAAGAAAATCTGAAGAAGACATTCAATCGGACCTTTACCAAAGGCTATTTGTTCCACGAGGACCGGAGGAATATTACAAACATCTCAAGACCTAATCACTTTGGTTATGAGATTGGAACCATTAGCAGGATTGAGAAGGACAGGTATGAAATCACACTTACACGTACTTTGAATCAGAACGATACCATTCGAATAAGCCATAATAATGAAGATGTTAATTTAACGGTTGCCAAGCTATACAACAAAGACGGCGACTTAATCAACACAGCAGATGATGTCTGCTATATCAAAGTCAAAGAAAAGATGTCCACGGGAGATGTAGTCTATAAAACGAAGGATTATTTCTACCACAAGGAATTAGAAGCGTCACTGGAAAAAGAATTTAAGCGGTTCGACCTGGATCTTAGAGTATATGCATATCCAGGTTCAAAGCTTGTCATAGAGGCGGAGGGCTTAGGCTTTAATTATTCCTATGAAAGTGAGGAAATACTGGGCGAAGCCATTAATAATCCAACCACCAAAGACCAGGTCATCAAGCAATTCTCCAGATTAAATGATACAATATTTGAACTTAATCATGTCGATTATGAGGAAGGCAATGCGTTTATTCCAGCCAAACTGTTAAATGCAGCAAGAAGAGATATTGTACTGGGCTTATATGATTTGAAGCTTAACAGCCAGCAGAAAAGAACCAAGGCTGTGTCTACAAAAGAAAAAATCAGCTTTGCCCCTGTAATGCCATACCTTACGGCCTCTGTAACGAATCAGGAACAGTATGATGCCTGCGTGAGCTGTGGAATTAAGGAGATCTATTTTGACAATGTGGTTAGAAGAAATCAGAATGATTATAAGGAACAAGAAGGGCAGCTGCTGATCGGCGGATATGGCGGCATTTATCACTATAGAGACACCAATCCGTTTGTTACGGACTATTCTCTAAACGTTATTAATGCTACTAGCTGCTATGAACTCTATAAATTAGGTGCCAAGCGAGTCACTTTATCTTATGAAATGAATAAGAGTCAAATTGAAGATGTATTGAATGCCTATGTTGAAGAAAATGACGGCTATCCTGCGCTGGAAATGATTGTGTATGGCAAGGCTCCGTTGATGTTCACCAAATATTGTCCAATGAGAAAAATGAATCAATGCAGAATTTGCAGAACGAAAAGCTATGAGTTAAAAGATGAGCAAGGAACGTTCCCGATCCTTTCCCATGAGGATTGTACAGCGACTATTCTTAACGGGAAGACGCTTAATCTGTTGGATGAGCTGCCGAATATCAAAGGAATCGAGGCGCTCCGGTTAAACTTCACAGTTGAATCTAAAGAGCAGGTTGTAGAAGTCATTCATATGGCCTCAGGCAAATTAAATGGCTCAATGAATCATGCTGTCTTTAATCCGGAAACCGACACAAGAGGGCATTATAATAAAGAGATTGTGTAA
- a CDS encoding dehydrogenase — translation MLDKQSGALLFTTGGASVHPVPRTGNVGIAISGLRNNIFNLNSELADKGVYAGHLSIGIWMQPNSGVQDKIADIWYDMYTKRDRVEEFIN, via the coding sequence ATGCTGGATAAGCAAAGCGGTGCCCTGTTATTTACAACTGGAGGTGCATCAGTCCACCCAGTTCCAAGGACGGGGAATGTCGGAATTGCAATCTCAGGACTTCGTAATAATATCTTTAATTTGAACAGCGAATTAGCGGACAAAGGTGTGTATGCGGGTCACCTTTCGATCGGAATCTGGATGCAGCCGAATTCAGGAGTTCAAGACAAAATCGCTGATATTTGGTACGACATGTACACCAAAAGAGACAGAGTAGAAGAATTTATAAATTAA
- a CDS encoding winged helix-turn-helix transcriptional regulator, protein MKSYCKFESALDILAGKWKAVILLQLISNGTMRFGELQKAIPDINKRMLTQQLRELEYNDIVHREVYNQIPPKVEYSISEYGKGLSTVLQVLNDWAISHIEHMNKK, encoded by the coding sequence ATGAAATCATATTGTAAGTTTGAATCGGCGCTGGATATTCTAGCGGGGAAATGGAAAGCGGTCATCCTGCTTCAGCTTATTTCAAACGGCACAATGAGATTCGGTGAGCTTCAAAAGGCAATACCGGACATAAACAAGAGGATGCTTACCCAACAACTAAGAGAACTTGAATATAACGATATCGTTCATCGCGAGGTCTACAACCAAATTCCTCCGAAGGTAGAATATTCGATCTCGGAGTACGGCAAAGGTCTGAGTACGGTGCTACAGGTGTTAAACGATTGGGCAATTTCCCATATTGAACATATGAATAAGAAATAG
- a CDS encoding DoxX family protein: MNIALWVVQVITAIGFVYSGGLKAFQYEKAKASWGWVKDVPQVLVVLIGLAELLGALGIILPYATKIAPVLTPIAATGLAVIVLCGALFHVSRKEYRELGVNIVFIALAVIIAVTRYSTAT, encoded by the coding sequence ATGAATATCGCGTTATGGGTCGTGCAGGTTATTACGGCAATCGGTTTTGTATACTCAGGTGGGTTAAAGGCATTCCAGTATGAGAAAGCCAAAGCGTCCTGGGGATGGGTAAAAGACGTTCCACAGGTGCTTGTGGTTCTTATCGGGCTAGCCGAATTATTGGGGGCACTTGGAATCATATTGCCTTACGCCACCAAAATCGCACCTGTGCTAACGCCAATTGCCGCAACGGGACTGGCCGTGATCGTTCTTTGCGGGGCACTTTTCCATGTTAGCCGTAAGGAATACCGGGAACTCGGAGTGAACATCGTCTTCATCGCGTTAGCTGTAATAATTGCGGTTACCCGCTACAGCACCGCCACTTAG
- a CDS encoding serine hydrolase domain-containing protein — protein sequence MFLQKEIVHTKNDKYLALTNHVIRAKNQISCSAAATIIIHNDTIVNESYFGSYEYNSKIQSVMPSTRFNVASVRKSYIGFAISLALYQNKLSSIDDYISEYLEDLNLAAVEGVRIRHLLTHTHGLKNNQEKLFPPGSNWNYNNIGINMLIRLIRKLFEAPLSGVMQQYVFKPCNFIETGWCKNRDDNLVWLNEEYADEQGGEANLFVSARELALWGYLHLNRGLVNGQQLVPKEVIEQATTNQSPANLDDTLPRNGFAWWVQDKPRAISEIGNTLPPGSYQMLGLTGCACLVIPEHRLVAVRMYNQAGSNPPGYDYLEDIKAFGDKVLSCTLN from the coding sequence ATGTTTTTACAAAAAGAAATAGTACATACCAAAAACGATAAATATTTGGCGCTTACTAACCATGTAATTAGAGCTAAGAACCAAATTTCCTGCTCCGCAGCCGCTACAATTATCATCCATAATGACACCATTGTTAATGAAAGCTACTTTGGCTCATATGAGTATAATTCAAAGATACAATCAGTGATGCCCTCAACCCGATTTAATGTTGCTTCAGTAAGAAAGTCATACATTGGCTTTGCGATCAGCTTGGCCTTATACCAAAATAAACTTTCAAGCATTGATGATTATATTTCAGAATACTTAGAAGATCTAAACCTAGCTGCTGTAGAAGGGGTTAGAATAAGACATTTATTAACACATACTCATGGACTCAAAAATAATCAAGAGAAACTCTTCCCGCCGGGATCGAATTGGAATTATAACAATATAGGAATCAATATGCTCATTAGATTAATACGGAAATTATTTGAAGCGCCCCTGTCAGGGGTCATGCAACAATATGTTTTCAAACCCTGCAATTTCATTGAGACAGGTTGGTGTAAGAATAGAGATGACAATTTAGTATGGTTAAATGAAGAATATGCTGATGAACAAGGGGGAGAAGCCAATCTTTTTGTAAGTGCCCGTGAATTGGCATTGTGGGGTTATCTTCACCTGAACCGTGGACTCGTCAATGGACAACAGCTTGTTCCGAAAGAGGTTATAGAACAAGCTACAACCAATCAGAGCCCAGCAAATCTTGATGATACTTTGCCTAGAAATGGCTTCGCTTGGTGGGTTCAGGATAAGCCTAGAGCTATTTCTGAAATAGGAAATACACTCCCACCAGGGTCCTATCAAATGCTGGGACTAACTGGCTGTGCCTGTTTGGTTATTCCTGAACATCGGCTAGTCGCGGTTAGAATGTATAACCAAGCAGGTTCAAATCCACCGGGGTACGACTACTTGGAGGATATTAAAGCATTTGGAGACAAAGTCTTATCGTGTACTTTGAACTAA